From a single Nicotiana tomentosiformis chromosome 2, ASM39032v3, whole genome shotgun sequence genomic region:
- the LOC138906293 gene encoding uncharacterized protein has protein sequence MNKIDMYMPFLGFQHCVPNTNGQIWFLWSGNYQIGVIDNNVQQLTIKIHYNHANYDIYLTVFYAKCTATERRDLWSNLENIHTQIKGPWYIRGDFNIILDPDEKKGGNPHRMHRSFEFSSCMDNCEVADFGFVSPKFTWYNNWKARKRIWKKLDRVFVNDLWSQIFQSNMVRHLARTGSDHRPLLIKCQKYLQACIKYFKFLDFWAE, from the coding sequence ATGAACAAGATTGACATGTACATGCCATTCTTAGGTTTTCAACACTGTGTGCCCAACACGAATGGTCAAATTTGGTTTCTTTGGTCTGGCAACTACCAAATCGGAGTAATTGACAATAATGTCCAACAACTTACAATCAAGATACATTACAACcatgcaaattatgatatatacCTCACAGTATTTTATGCAAAATGCACTGCTACTGAAAGGAGAGATCTTTGGAGTAATTTGGAAAATATTCACACGCAAATAAAAGGTCCTTGGTACATTAGGGGTGACTTCAATATCATATTGGATCCAGATGAGAAGAAAGGGGGCAATCCTCACAGAATGCACAGAAGTTTTGAGTTTAGTAGTTGTATGGATAATTGTGAGGTTGCGGATTTTGGGTTTGTTAGCCCTAAATTCACCTGGTACAACAACTGGAAAGCTAGGAAAAGGATTTGGAAGAAACTTGATAGAGTTTTTGTTAATGATCTATGGTCCCAAATATTCCAGAGTAATATGGTCAGACATCTTGCTAGGACTGGCTCAGACCATAGGCCACTTCTCATTAAGTGTCAGAAGTACCTTCAAGCTTGtatcaaatattttaaatttCTTGACTTCTGGGCAGAGTAA
- the LOC138906294 gene encoding uncharacterized protein translates to MATECKFTLIGRFLKPRPQIDRIRSKFKELISLKGSTKIGVYDNYNVFLEFTNNEDFAMVWFGRVIEIEGQQMWLQKWSPDFKPEEDLLISPVWVLLPGLPFHMHTWNYVKQVVSSIGTPLEINLATRGRTRLCVAKVRIEIDLLKPQPESVYVGQIYDNAPQKGFVQKLKYEGIPKYCKYCKKLGHNLLNCRAIERKKAAEEREAEIKISK, encoded by the coding sequence ATGGCAACCGAATGTAAATTCACACTTATTGGAAGATTTCTCAAACCTCGTCCCCAAATAGATCGAATTAGGTCTAAATTTAAGGAATTGATCTCATTAAAAGGATCGACCAAAATTGGGGTGTATGATAACTACAACGTCTTTCTTGAATTCACTAATAATGAAGATTTCGCCATGGTTTGGTTCGGACGAGTCATCGAGATTGAGGGCCAACAGATGTGGCTTCAAAAGTGGTCACCGGACTTCAAACCGGAAGAAGATCTCCTAATTTCTCCGGTATGGGTACTTCTTCCTGGCCTCCCTTTTCATATGCATACATGGAACTATGTCAAACAAGTGGTCAGTTCAATTGGTACTCCTCTCGAAATAAATTTGGCAACTAGAGGCAGAACTAGACTGTGTGTGGCTAAAGTAAGAATTGAAATAGACTTGCTAAAACCACAACCAGAATCTGTGTATGTGGGACAAATCTATGACAATGCACCTCAAAAAGGATTTGTACAAAAACTCAAATATGAAGGAATACCAAAGTATTGTAAATATTGCAAGAAATTGGGGCACAATCTGTTAAATTGTCGGGCTATTGAAAGAAAGAAAGCTGCTGAGGAAAGGGAAGCTGAGATCAAGATAAGTAAATAA